A DNA window from Stenotrophomonas sp. 57 contains the following coding sequences:
- a CDS encoding diguanylate cyclase yields the protein MPMLPQAAVDGDLADPLPQRILLVENSRAFTGMLREAIEQRLELPVVIASTLAEADRLLSQGGGWFLVLTGLVLADGDRDAVVEFFLKRDLPTVVVSGVYDEDLRKRVLQQQIIDYVLKNTPGSIDYLVWLVQRLERNRRIAALVVDDSPSARGYAAALLRMYGHEVHEAADGNEGLAAIEAHPAIRLAVVDQEMPGMQGVEFTRRLRTLRSRDKVAVIGISGNTDASLIPRFLKNGANDFLRKPFSREEFFCRVSQNVDQLELIGTLQDLATRDFLTGLPNRRFFLEQSQRQLPQLQLHGQCVAVAMIDIDHFKHINDTYGHEAGDDALRAVAGAVAAHARGQDLIARFGGEEFCLLVPDMEQDEALLYFEGLRQRIAALEVDIGTATLRMTVSIGLCCLRPQRDALHRLISEADRQLYLAKAGGRNRVSCTTVASPLRPREPALS from the coding sequence ATGCCCATGCTGCCGCAGGCCGCCGTCGATGGCGACCTGGCCGATCCGCTGCCGCAGCGGATCCTGCTGGTCGAAAACTCCCGTGCCTTCACCGGCATGCTGCGTGAGGCGATCGAGCAGCGCCTGGAACTGCCGGTGGTGATTGCCTCCACCCTGGCCGAGGCCGACCGCCTGCTGAGCCAAGGCGGCGGCTGGTTCCTGGTACTGACCGGGCTGGTGCTGGCCGATGGCGACCGCGATGCGGTGGTCGAGTTCTTCCTCAAGCGCGACCTGCCGACCGTGGTGGTCAGCGGCGTGTATGACGAAGACCTGCGCAAGCGCGTGCTCCAGCAGCAGATCATCGATTACGTGCTGAAGAACACCCCCGGCAGCATCGATTACCTGGTGTGGCTGGTGCAGCGGCTGGAACGCAACCGCCGCATCGCCGCGCTGGTGGTGGACGACTCGCCGTCCGCGCGCGGCTATGCCGCCGCCCTGCTGCGCATGTACGGCCATGAGGTACACGAAGCGGCCGATGGCAACGAAGGCCTGGCCGCGATCGAGGCGCACCCGGCGATCCGCCTGGCAGTGGTCGACCAGGAAATGCCTGGCATGCAGGGCGTGGAATTCACCCGTCGCCTGCGCACCCTGCGCTCGCGCGACAAGGTGGCGGTAATCGGCATCTCCGGGAATACCGATGCCTCGCTCATCCCGCGCTTCCTGAAGAACGGCGCCAATGACTTCCTGCGAAAACCCTTTTCGCGCGAAGAATTCTTCTGCCGTGTCTCGCAGAACGTGGACCAGCTGGAACTGATCGGCACCCTGCAGGATCTGGCCACCCGCGATTTCCTCACCGGCCTGCCCAACCGGCGCTTCTTCCTGGAGCAGAGCCAGCGCCAGCTGCCGCAACTGCAGCTGCACGGCCAGTGCGTGGCGGTGGCGATGATCGACATCGATCACTTCAAGCACATCAACGACACCTACGGCCACGAGGCCGGCGACGATGCGCTGCGCGCGGTGGCCGGTGCGGTGGCCGCCCATGCGCGCGGCCAGGACCTGATCGCGCGCTTCGGCGGCGAGGAATTCTGCCTGCTGGTGCCGGACATGGAGCAGGACGAGGCACTGCTGTACTTCGAGGGGCTGCGCCAGCGCATCGCTGCGCTGGAAGTGGACATCGGCACCGCCACCCTGCGCATGACGGTCAGCATCGGCCTGTGCTGCCTGCGCCCGCAGCGCGATGCACTGCACCGGTTGATCTCCGAGGCCGACCGCCAGCTGTACCTGGCCAAGGCCGGTGGCCGCAACCGGGTCAGCTGCACCACGGTGGCCAGCCCGCTGCGCCCACGCGAGCCCGCGCTGTCCTGA
- a CDS encoding MASE1 domain-containing protein codes for MRLNWWNEGLQLKLRIRPAGLVLALLYAIACWASRQLSLDQFYLPAGVRVAAVLLFPPRWWPYLLLGEYAYFAQMRVPMIERYGLAWIVLGSALLMPAVMLIVHLHRKMMVTTKNAWLISVAAASALVVTALNLMLAHLLWPTPPEMPVLASIARLVVGDFIGILTLAPLALLWTRRTGNARWTSGFAPPALAALTLMAIIGLYAAQLPLDEANAKTSMQLLMALPVVVLTCLYGWRGAAIGVPSLNLIIGLTTPSPYTGAFDPAAFATQQIMAVTGAALLVLGSRITHYYHRSRLGEVGERDALKHARNSLVASELDLRERARHLRKLGDGIDTSLSEVVNWLNAHGHPTIANSLLHMASVHSRQFREQTSMVYPAALEHLGLYVALQAGGVRETWDLSHRVMRPRLLGDPCQLSVGLQLAAYRALTDAVSLLINSESGQISIRVRCGRRGGRRGILMTVALLDSYRSLSPSTVTATVERLAGRTIAYGGTVQCHRNRIRMAMVETGDSAAIGIASFNAMDHVTTSGQGNSQTQI; via the coding sequence GTGCGATTGAACTGGTGGAATGAAGGCCTGCAGTTGAAGTTGCGTATCCGCCCGGCGGGGCTGGTCCTTGCGCTGTTGTACGCCATCGCATGCTGGGCGTCTCGCCAGTTGTCGCTCGACCAGTTCTACCTGCCCGCCGGCGTCCGCGTGGCTGCGGTGCTGTTGTTCCCGCCTCGATGGTGGCCGTACCTGCTGCTGGGCGAATACGCCTACTTTGCGCAGATGCGTGTGCCAATGATCGAGAGGTATGGACTGGCCTGGATAGTGCTTGGTTCGGCACTGCTGATGCCTGCAGTGATGCTGATCGTGCATCTGCACCGGAAAATGATGGTGACCACGAAGAATGCATGGCTGATTTCAGTCGCGGCGGCTTCGGCACTGGTGGTCACGGCGCTCAATCTGATGTTGGCACACCTTCTGTGGCCGACACCACCGGAGATGCCGGTACTTGCGAGCATCGCGCGCCTGGTCGTTGGCGACTTCATCGGCATACTGACCCTTGCACCGCTTGCGTTGCTGTGGACACGCCGGACCGGCAACGCCCGTTGGACATCAGGTTTCGCCCCGCCTGCACTCGCTGCCCTGACGCTGATGGCCATAATTGGCCTGTATGCCGCACAGCTGCCCTTGGACGAAGCCAACGCCAAGACATCGATGCAGCTGCTGATGGCGCTGCCGGTCGTCGTGCTCACCTGTCTGTATGGCTGGCGAGGTGCGGCGATCGGAGTACCGTCGCTCAACTTGATCATTGGCCTGACCACCCCAAGCCCCTACACGGGTGCGTTCGATCCAGCTGCGTTCGCGACCCAGCAGATCATGGCGGTCACCGGCGCTGCACTGCTGGTGCTAGGGTCGCGCATCACCCACTACTACCACCGTTCGCGATTGGGCGAAGTGGGTGAAAGAGATGCGCTCAAGCACGCGCGCAATTCACTGGTGGCAAGCGAGCTTGATCTCCGTGAGCGCGCGCGACACCTGAGGAAGCTGGGGGACGGCATCGACACCTCGCTCAGCGAGGTGGTGAATTGGCTCAATGCGCATGGCCATCCCACGATAGCGAACAGTCTCCTGCATATGGCTTCGGTCCATTCGCGACAGTTCCGCGAACAAACCAGCATGGTCTATCCCGCAGCACTGGAACATCTTGGGCTCTACGTCGCCCTCCAGGCCGGCGGCGTACGCGAAACCTGGGACCTGAGCCATCGCGTGATGCGCCCTCGATTGCTCGGCGATCCCTGTCAGCTCAGTGTCGGCCTGCAGCTGGCCGCCTATCGCGCCCTCACCGATGCCGTTTCGCTGTTGATCAACAGTGAATCCGGTCAGATCAGCATCCGCGTGCGTTGCGGCAGGAGAGGAGGACGCCGCGGCATCCTGATGACGGTCGCACTGCTGGATTCATACCGCAGCCTGTCACCGTCAACCGTCACCGCCACGGTCGAGCGCTTGGCTGGCCGCACGATTGCCTATGGCGGAACAGTGCAGTGCCATCGGAATCGGATACGGATGGCGATGGTGGAGACGGGTGACTCCGCCGCCATCGGCATTGCATCGTTCAACGCTATGGATCACGTGACCACCTCCGGGCAGGGAAACTCGCAGACCCAGATCTGA
- a CDS encoding bacteriohemerythrin, whose amino-acid sequence MALLVWQDDLNIGIDVIDQQHRRIIEMLNHLHVAQASMQRAAVGEVIDEVVDYTMSHFAFEEELMEEAGYPFCAAHKRVHEVFIKRVSEYRMRFQAGEDISDELRTMLSRWLFNHIRGDDQAYAEQVKAHLNQFAREHQGGGWLGRTLKRFFG is encoded by the coding sequence ATGGCACTACTGGTCTGGCAGGACGATCTGAACATCGGCATTGATGTGATCGACCAACAACACCGCCGCATCATCGAGATGCTCAACCACCTGCACGTGGCCCAGGCCAGCATGCAGCGTGCAGCGGTGGGCGAAGTGATCGACGAGGTGGTGGACTACACCATGTCGCACTTCGCGTTCGAGGAAGAGCTGATGGAAGAAGCGGGCTACCCGTTCTGTGCCGCGCACAAGCGCGTGCATGAGGTCTTCATCAAGCGCGTCTCGGAATACCGCATGCGCTTCCAGGCCGGCGAGGACATCAGCGACGAGCTGCGCACCATGCTCTCGCGCTGGCTGTTCAATCACATCCGCGGTGACGACCAGGCGTACGCCGAGCAGGTCAAGGCGCACCTGAACCAGTTCGCCCGCGAGCACCAGGGCGGCGGTTGGCTCGGCCGCACGCTCAAGCGCTTCTTTGGCTGA